The following proteins are encoded in a genomic region of Alistipes shahii WAL 8301:
- a CDS encoding ThiF family adenylyltransferase: METHTHNWLERTELLLGSEKLELLRNAHVLVVGLGGVGAYAAEMIARAGVGRMTVADADTVNATNINRQLVALHSTVGRPKAEVLAERLRDINPGIGLTVVDKYIKDEETYILLDAARYDYVVDAIDTLSPKLALIAASLERGLPLVSSMGAGAKTDPTKLEIADISKTHHCPLAHMLRKRLHKIGIRRGFRAVFSPEPMREGAMILCEEQNKKSNVGTISYIPALFGIGCASVVIRDLIGELEG, from the coding sequence ATGGAAACGCATACGCATAACTGGCTGGAAAGAACCGAATTGCTGCTCGGCAGCGAAAAACTGGAGCTGCTGCGCAACGCCCACGTGCTCGTGGTCGGGCTGGGCGGCGTGGGGGCCTATGCCGCGGAGATGATCGCCCGGGCGGGCGTGGGACGCATGACCGTCGCCGACGCCGACACGGTGAACGCGACCAACATCAACCGCCAGCTGGTGGCCCTCCATTCGACCGTCGGCCGCCCGAAGGCCGAGGTGCTGGCCGAACGCCTGCGCGACATCAACCCCGGAATCGGACTCACGGTGGTCGACAAATATATCAAGGACGAGGAGACCTATATCTTATTGGACGCCGCGCGCTACGACTACGTGGTGGACGCCATCGACACCCTCTCGCCGAAACTGGCGCTGATCGCCGCCTCGCTGGAGCGCGGGCTGCCGCTCGTCAGCTCGATGGGCGCCGGAGCCAAAACCGACCCCACCAAACTCGAAATCGCCGACATCTCGAAAACCCACCACTGCCCGCTGGCCCACATGCTGCGCAAGCGGCTCCACAAGATCGGCATCCGCCGGGGGTTCCGGGCCGTATTCTCTCCCGAGCCGATGCGCGAAGGAGCCATGATCCTCTGCGAGGAGCAGAACAAGAAGTCGAACGTCGGGACGATCTCCTACATCCCCGCGCTGTTCGGAATCGGATGCGCTTCCGTGGTGATCAGGGATTTAATCGGCGAACTGGAGGGCTGA